The proteins below come from a single Vibrio diazotrophicus genomic window:
- a CDS encoding AAA family ATPase — MTNQAHSDVVTLLNYLDSQVVGQKSVVKGILLGLLSSGHVLLEGLPGTAKTRSVKALANALSISFGRIQFTPDLLPSDVTGTEVLQESEGKSSLHFQPGPVFNQIVLADEINRAPAKVQAALLEAMAEGTITVAGETHSLPELFMVLATQNPIEQEGTYPLPEAQMDRFLLKVCVDYPTHSAERDIIRLVRQEETGEWFSSGIERVSIDPACITQARKEITKIELSELVETYIVNLVMATREPEQYPESKLSNWLAIGASPRASIALDKCSRALAWLEGRDHVIVDDVRAVAPMVMGHRLSLSYEALADGISQQDLVMELLDVVNIG, encoded by the coding sequence ATGACTAATCAAGCCCACTCTGATGTGGTGACATTATTAAACTATTTAGATTCACAAGTTGTTGGTCAGAAATCGGTCGTCAAAGGAATTCTGCTTGGTCTATTGAGTAGCGGGCACGTTCTGCTGGAAGGTTTACCGGGAACCGCGAAAACTCGTTCCGTTAAAGCGCTGGCGAATGCCCTGTCTATTTCATTTGGTCGAATCCAGTTCACACCCGATTTGCTGCCTTCTGACGTAACAGGCACTGAGGTGCTGCAGGAATCAGAAGGTAAATCGTCACTGCATTTCCAACCGGGGCCAGTGTTTAACCAGATTGTTCTGGCGGATGAAATTAACCGTGCTCCAGCTAAAGTTCAGGCAGCACTGCTTGAAGCAATGGCAGAAGGCACCATTACGGTTGCAGGTGAGACCCACTCCTTACCCGAGTTGTTTATGGTTCTGGCTACGCAAAACCCAATAGAGCAAGAAGGTACTTATCCTCTGCCTGAAGCTCAGATGGACCGTTTCCTGCTCAAAGTGTGTGTCGATTACCCAACCCATAGTGCTGAACGCGATATTATCCGATTAGTACGTCAAGAAGAGACGGGGGAGTGGTTTTCTTCAGGCATTGAACGAGTCTCTATTGATCCTGCTTGTATTACTCAGGCTCGAAAAGAAATTACAAAAATTGAGCTGTCCGAGCTGGTGGAAACCTATATCGTCAATTTGGTGATGGCGACACGTGAGCCGGAGCAGTATCCAGAGTCGAAGTTGTCTAACTGGCTTGCCATTGGTGCAAGCCCGCGTGCTTCGATTGCTTTAGACAAGTGTTCACGAGCACTCGCTTGGTTAGAAGGTCGTGACCATGTGATTGTTGACGACGTACGAGCCGTGGCACCGATGGTAATGGGACACAGATTGAGCTTGTCTTATGAAGCACTCGCCGATGGTATCAGTCAGCAAGATTTGGTCATGGAACTACTGGACGTCGTCAATATTGGGTAA
- a CDS encoding DUF58 domain-containing protein produces MDDKQDRLDPRIYVDIKQLNRTQSHVSSINLLGARYSRAQMSGRYHSHARGRGLNFEELRHYQKGDDIRQMDWKVTQRTGKPHVRSYTEEKDRQIILCVDQRSAMYFGSVSHMKSVVAAEIAALMGWMALAQNDRVGFLICDHQRFHWRSAKRGGKSYLLGLNELVEANHKLNVDVQNSATVGMSHWLKALQAKKLKSATFIIISDFTDADDQTLRQLQYLHQHNDVISVFVSDPLESSMPTHNSGSPWVIGDGEYQFALEQGKQSEKAYETLQQRHEEKRAQLKKLMAAQKLPCIEIGTHGDHFVELAKYLEVMK; encoded by the coding sequence ATGGATGATAAGCAAGATCGCTTAGACCCACGGATTTACGTTGACATCAAACAGCTCAATCGTACGCAAAGCCACGTATCCAGCATTAATTTATTAGGTGCTCGTTACTCTCGCGCACAAATGTCAGGGCGCTATCATTCCCATGCTCGCGGTCGAGGTCTGAATTTTGAAGAGTTACGTCACTACCAAAAAGGTGACGATATTCGTCAGATGGACTGGAAAGTGACCCAACGAACGGGAAAACCGCACGTCCGTAGTTATACCGAAGAGAAAGATCGTCAAATTATCCTCTGTGTTGATCAACGCAGCGCTATGTACTTTGGTTCGGTAAGTCATATGAAGTCTGTGGTGGCAGCTGAAATTGCAGCACTGATGGGTTGGATGGCGTTAGCACAGAATGACCGTGTGGGTTTTCTAATTTGTGACCATCAACGATTTCATTGGCGTTCTGCAAAACGAGGCGGTAAATCGTATCTACTCGGTCTGAATGAGTTGGTAGAAGCTAACCATAAGCTTAATGTCGACGTGCAAAACTCTGCCACTGTCGGTATGAGCCACTGGCTCAAAGCACTACAGGCGAAAAAATTAAAATCAGCCACTTTCATCATCATCAGCGACTTTACTGATGCCGATGACCAGACGCTTCGCCAACTGCAATATTTGCATCAACACAACGATGTAATCAGTGTCTTTGTCTCTGATCCTTTAGAATCGTCTATGCCTACTCATAACTCGGGTTCACCTTGGGTTATCGGAGATGGAGAATATCAGTTTGCTTTGGAACAAGGAAAACAAAGCGAAAAGGCTTACGAAACCTTGCAACAACGTCATGAAGAAAAACGTGCACAACTGAAAAAGCTGATGGCCGCTCAAAAACTGCCTTGTATAGAAATTGGTACTCATGGTGATCACTTTGTTGAGCTCGCCAAATATCTGGAGGTGATGAAATGA
- a CDS encoding DUF4381 domain-containing protein, translating into MILKPPDSYMLRNIRDVELPEVFSWFPQTIGWKIVFTLIALYTAYRIYRYAKHWWHNRYRQEAIDALLSLTPDDANWPYQMVKIVKAVIVYLDKGNAALYGVKLLAQMDYLSTDSSSEKHSSAGTQTGFQHDDICLQWLACVENSKLEKPSFDRLRSDLVVWLKTHQVKPEGEHE; encoded by the coding sequence ATGATTCTTAAACCGCCAGACAGCTACATGCTAAGAAATATTCGCGATGTTGAGTTGCCAGAAGTATTCAGTTGGTTTCCTCAGACGATAGGCTGGAAAATCGTCTTTACCTTGATTGCGTTGTACACTGCTTATCGCATCTATCGCTATGCAAAGCACTGGTGGCACAACCGTTATCGTCAAGAAGCGATAGATGCACTTTTGTCTCTCACTCCTGATGACGCCAATTGGCCCTATCAAATGGTTAAGATAGTGAAAGCTGTAATTGTGTATCTGGACAAAGGAAACGCGGCTTTGTATGGGGTGAAACTACTGGCTCAAATGGATTACTTATCTACAGATAGCTCATCTGAAAAACACAGTTCTGCTGGAACACAAACGGGTTTTCAACATGATGATATATGTCTTCAATGGTTGGCTTGTGTCGAAAATTCCAAGTTGGAGAAGCCGAGTTTTGACCGTTTGCGCAGTGACTTAGTTGTTTGGCTCAAAACGCATCAAGTGAAACCGGAAGGTGAGCATGAGTAG
- a CDS encoding VWA domain-containing protein — MSSIEIAHPWYFLLLPLPLLVYWLLPAYHSRESAIKVPFFSQVLEALNESPREAAGLLTSQWWQKATLFISWLLIVTALVHPSILGEVQTREEFGRDVMVVVDLSGSMAEQDFTTDGKSLTRLQAAKQVLKEFVANREGDRFGLILFGDSAFVQTPFTADRSVWLSLLNESDVAMAGQSTNLGDAMGLGIKVFEQNRDPEQQKVMIVLTDGNDTGSFVEPIDAAKIAAAKGIKIYMIAMGDPETVGEQPLDMDVIERVSTLTKARSFTAIDQQALSDAYKLIDELEPQTYSMATYRPKISLHHYLIIALVVMHLLVFGALTIKRIREVPNE; from the coding sequence ATGAGTAGTATTGAAATTGCACACCCTTGGTATTTTTTATTATTGCCACTTCCTTTGCTGGTGTACTGGCTACTACCTGCTTATCACAGTCGTGAAAGCGCAATTAAAGTGCCTTTCTTTTCTCAGGTCCTTGAAGCGTTAAACGAATCACCGAGAGAAGCCGCAGGTTTGCTTACTTCCCAATGGTGGCAAAAAGCCACGCTGTTTATTTCATGGTTATTGATCGTAACTGCTTTGGTACACCCAAGTATTTTGGGAGAAGTTCAAACCAGAGAAGAGTTTGGCCGTGATGTCATGGTGGTGGTCGACTTGTCCGGTTCGATGGCAGAACAAGATTTTACAACAGACGGAAAAAGCTTAACGCGTTTGCAAGCGGCAAAACAGGTATTGAAAGAATTTGTGGCTAACCGAGAAGGTGACCGTTTTGGTTTGATTTTGTTTGGAGATTCCGCATTTGTACAAACGCCATTTACCGCAGACCGATCCGTGTGGCTGAGTTTACTCAACGAATCCGATGTCGCCATGGCAGGACAAAGCACTAACCTTGGTGATGCAATGGGGCTTGGTATTAAAGTGTTTGAGCAGAATCGCGATCCAGAACAGCAAAAAGTAATGATTGTACTGACTGACGGCAATGATACAGGCAGCTTCGTTGAACCTATTGATGCAGCCAAAATCGCAGCTGCTAAAGGCATTAAAATTTACATGATTGCAATGGGGGACCCTGAAACAGTCGGTGAACAACCGCTGGATATGGACGTGATAGAACGGGTATCCACTCTGACAAAAGCACGCTCGTTTACCGCAATTGATCAACAAGCATTAAGTGATGCCTACAAGCTGATTGATGAGCTGGAACCGCAAACTTACAGCATGGCGACCTATCGTCCTAAAATCAGTCTTCATCATTATTTGATTATTGCTTTAGTCGTCATGCATCTGTTGGTGTTTGGCGCCCTCACCATCAAACGTATTCGAGAGGTGCCAAATGAGTGA